The genomic DNA TGGGGTGAGGCGTTAGCCTTTCTTTCGTGAGCCTGCACCTATACGACACCAGCGTACGTACGGTCCGTGAATTCGTTCCGGTCGAACCCGGCCGGGCGTCGATCTACCTGTGTGGTGCCACCGTGCAGGCTCCCCCGCATATCGGACATATCCGCTCTGGCGTCAACTTCGACGTGCTGCGCCGCTGGATGGTCCGTTCGGGTTACCAGGTGACCTTCTGCCGGAACGTCACCGACATCGACGACAAGATCATCCGGGTTGCGGCAGCCGAGGGTGTGCCGTGGTTCGTCGTCGCAGAGCGCAACCAGCGCGCCTTCACCTGGGCCTACGAGGTGCTCGGCTGCCTTCCGCCGACCGTGGAGCCGAGGGCCACCGGCCACGTGCCCGAGATGATCGAGCTGATGGAGCGGCTGATCGAGGTCGGCCACGCCTACGCCGCGGACGGCGACGTCTACTTCGACGTCATGTCCTACGCCGACCGGTACGGCTCGCTGTCCAACCAGCGGCTCGAGAACATGCGAGCCGCCGGAGACACCGACACCGACTCCTGTAAGCGGGACCCGCGCGACTTCGCCCTGTGGAAGGGCGAGAAGCCCGGTGAGCCCACCTGGCCCACCCCCTGGGGGCGCGGCCGTCCCGGCTGGCACCTGGAGTGCTCGGCCATGGCGACCAAATATCTCGGGTCGACCTTCGACATCCACGGCGGCGGCGTCGACCTGATCTTCCCGCACCACGAGAACGAGCTGACCCAGTCGCAGGCGGCCGGTGACGGCTTCGCCCGCTACTGGATGCACAACGGCATGCTCAAGATCGGCGCGGAGAAGATGAGCAAGTCGCTCGGCAACTCCCTGCTCATCCCCGAGGTGACCAAGAAGGTCCGCCCGGTCGAGCTCCGCTACTACCTCGCGGCCCCGCACTACCGTTCGGCGATCGAATACTCCGAGGAGGCGCTGCTCGAGGCCGCCTCGGCCTACCAGCGGATCGAGGGCTTCGTCACCAGGGCGGCCGAGGTCATCCACGACGTGGACGCGCACGCGCCGCTGCCCCAGGCGTTCGTGGACGCGCTCGACGACGACCTGGGCACTCCGCAGGCGCTCGCCGTGGTGCACGAGGTGGTCCGCGAGGGCAACGTCGCCCTCGCCGACGGCAACAAGGAGCAGGTCGCCAGATTGCTGGCCGAGACGCAGAACATGCTCGACGTGCTCGGGCTGGACCCGCGCTCGGAGCAGTGGCGCTCGTCGGGCGGCGACGCCGGAGGGCTGCGCTCGACCATCGACGCGCTGGTCAGTGTGGCCCTGGAGCAGCGTCAGGCGGCCCGTGCCCGTAAGGACTTCGCGGCGGCCGACGGCATCCGCGACCAGCTCACCGGAGCCGGGATCCTTGTGGAGGACACCCCCCAAGGTCCTCGTTGGGAACTGTCGCGCTGAAAGCAGGCCGTACCCTAGACAGCATGGCTGGTGGGGGTAAAGGGTCCGGGCGACCCGCGAAGAAGAAGAGTCCGACCAAGGGCACCGGCGGCAACGTCCGCCGTGGTCTGGAGGGCAAGGGGGCGACCCCGCCGGCGCACATGCGGCACTGGCACAAAGACAAGGCACGTACGGAGCGGATCGAGCGCGAGGACAGGACCGGCGGCCGGTCCGCCTCGCCGCGCACCCCGGTCCGCGCCAGGCGCGGCGAGGACGCCCCCGAATACATCGGCGGCCGCAATCCCGTCCTGGAGGCGCTGCGGGCCGGTGTGCCCGCCAGCACCCTTTACGTCGCCATGCGCATCGACAACGACGACCGGGTCAAGGAGTCCGTCCGGATCGCCGCCGACCGTGGCATCGCGATGCTGGAGGTCGGCAGGGAGAAGCTCGACCGGCTCACCGAAGGGGCGATCCACCAGGGCATGGCCCTGCAGATCCCGGCGTACGAATACGCCCACCCCGAGGACCTGGTCACCATCGCCCGGGACGCCGCCGAAGTGCCGCTGATCGTGGCCCTCGACAGCGTCACCGACCCGCGCAACCTCGGCGCCATCGCCCGTTCCGCCACCGCCTTCGGCGCGCACGGGCTGCTCATCCCCTCCCGCCGTTCGGCCGGGGTGACGGGCGGCGCCTGGAAGACCTCCGCGGGCACGCTGGCCAATCTGACGGTCGCCCGTGCGGCCAACCTGACCGCGGCCCTGCGCGACTACCGTGAGGCCGGCCTGTTCGTGATCGGCCTGGACGGCGAGGGCACGGTCGAGCTCGGCGACGCCAATCTCCTCGACGGCCCACTGGTCGTCGTCGTGGGTTCCGAGGGCAAGGGTCTGTCCCGCCTGGTCCGCGAATCCTGCGACCTGGTCGTCCGCATCCCCATGAACGCCGCGGCCGAGTCCCTCAACGCGGGCGTCGCCGCGGGCATCGCCCTCTACGAGGTCTCCCGCCACCGCAAGCGCTGAGGCGCGTCACCTGGATCCTCGCCTGCCGACCATGGCGGGGGTCCGGTGGGATGTCAGCTGCCGGGGCGTTTCAACGTGGACACGCCCCACAGTTCGGCGATGCGCCCGTCCCGCACCCGGAAGATCTCCATCATCGTGGGTGGACGCTCTTCCCCGGCGGTTGCCGGGATCCCGTGCAGGGCCGTACGGACGGCGGCCCTGTCCCCGTCGACGAGCATGTCCTCGACGACCACCCGGACGTCGGGGAACATCGTGTGGAGACCCGTCCAGGCCTTCCTGACGCTCTCGGCGCCGGTGGTTCCCATCGCGTGACTGACGAAATCCACGGAGAAGATCGTCTCGGTTGCGGCGATGTCGCGGGCGTTGAACGCCTCGTACATGCGCCGCCCGATGGCCCTCACGTCGTCTGTCATCTGATCGCCTCGCTCTTTCTCGGATTTTCTGCGGGTTCCGCCGGGCTATCGGTCTTGCGGATCGTGTTCGATGCGGTTCACGTTGGCGCACACGCGAGCCAGGGCGCGCAGGGCGATTTCCTGCTCTTCCGCGGTGACACCGTCGAGCAGTCGCACCTGGTACGTCTGGTGGGACCGGGTGAGCTCGGCGGCGGCCCGTGCGCCGGCAGGAGTCAGGCGGGCCAGCGTGTAGCGGTTGTCCTCCGGGTCGATGCGGCGGCTGATCAGCCCCTCGGCCTCGAACTCCTTGATCAGGCGCGTGATGCTCGCCCCGTCGAGGGACAATGCCCGACGCAGGTCGCTGTGGCTGGTCTCTCCGTCCCTCCACAACCACATCAACACCCGGAGCCGGGGCGCGCTCATTCCCACGTGCCGCGCGAACGCCTGCCGTATCTCGGCGTAGGCGCCACCCAGTTCGCCGAAGAACCTGTCCTCGGGAGTCTCCATGGCCGATCTCCCCACCGTCGATGCCCCATCCCGTCAGCGAGATGCCTCTTGATTGAGTCAATTGTTGACTTCGTCAAGAGTATCTCATGTCAAGAATCTGTCGAACGGAGGAGAGGTGTCCCAGGGCCATCGCGGAGGGAAGAGGAGAACGAACCTTTCCGATGCGGCACCGGGCCGGTGACGTCCGGGGCGTAAGCCGACTACACTCATCAGACGACCACGCCGACGTAGCTCAATCGGCAGAGCATCTGTCTTGTAAACAGAAGGTCAGGGGTTCGATTCCCCTCGTCGGCTCGCAGCGAAGAAGGCCCCTGAACAGGCATTACGCCGTCAGGGGCTTTCCCTTTATCGAAGCGATTTCGCGATCTTGCTAACACCTTGCTAACAGTGGGAGGATCGGCGGCTTTGAAGAGGCATCCAGGCACGTGGACCTACGATCCGGAAGCCGAAGGCACCTACGTCTACCTGCACGGCCCGATCTCTCCGGGCAGCGCGGTGCGGACGGTCACGGTGGACGACGCGATGGTGAACTTCGACCTCGACAAGGACGGCAAGGTGATCGGCATTGAGATCCTCGCCGCCTGGCCGGGAGAACGGGGTCTCAGGCTGAGCTCTTGACGGCCTGGGCGAAGACGTCCGCGGCGGTGGCGGCCTGCTCGTGGATGACGTGAGCATAGACGCGTCTCAGGACTCAGGGCCTGTGCGACAGATCCGACCGGGAGGTGCGTGACGCTCCGGCTAGGTGATCTGTTGTTCTCTTGATGCCTATTGAATCGGAAACTTGTAGTCCGGTCCCTGCCACTCGGACGGGAGTTCTTCGATCTGCAGGTCTGAGAAGATTAAGGTCAGGTCGTGAGCGTTGGTTTGAATCCGGACCTCGTGGAAGTCGATGCCGATGGCTGCGGCCCAGTCCCGGGCGGTCGGCGAGTCAGCGACGAGCGTGGCCCCGGGATAAAGCAGCTGCCAGTTGACGCCCCAGACATATCCGTCGAGGTCGACGCCGGTTTCATAAGTGATCAGCCGGTCGTCAAGGGAATCGCGCCAAGTGTCGGCTCGCACGGTTGTGGTGCAGTCGGCCTGCACGCAGTAGCGGAACAGGTAGCGCAGCGTCGCCGGTGCGATCCCGGTTCGAGGGTCGGCGGTCGCGTGGATCACGAGCTGGTAGTCGCGCATGTACTCCGTGAAGCCATGGCGGAGCAGGGCCTGGTCGCAGACATCGTCCAGGGCCTGTTGCAGCTTCACCGGGTCCATGCACGCAGTTCTACCCGACCGGTGTGATCTTCTGTTGGCGCTGGGGCTTGCGGACTTTGAACCGGCTCCCGCTGCGGCACCCTCAGCGTGAATCCGAGTCCATGTGCGGTAGGCCGACAGCCGGCACGATGAGCGGACTGGTGACCTGCCCTGGGCGAAGTCAGTCTCCGCGCGTATCGTGATCTTATGGCACTGATCATGACATGTCGTTTGATCAACAGGTCTAGGGTTGTTCAGGCGGCGATCATCGGGCTGGCCGCGACGGCGGGAGTCTTCGCCCTCCTCATGCTGTCCACCACCATCCCCACACTGAACTGGCTCGCGCTCCCCTTGATGCCGGCCTACCTCCTGCTGGCATTGCCGCTCGGCGCGCTCGCCGGTCGCCTCGCGGGGCTGTCCCGTCCCTGTCTGACGGTGGCCAACGGCTGGCTTCTCGCCCTGGTCGCCGGGGAGGCACTCGCCTGGCTGCCCTCCGGCTACGACGCCGGCGCCAGGGCCTTCGTCATGGGCCCCTACCTGGCGCTGTTCGCTCTGCCGGTCGGGCTCGCCGTCGTGGCCGGGCTCACGTCCGGGTCCGAGTGATCGGCGTACGGCATGGGTGCCGGTCCCGACGTGCAGTACTGCGGGCCGCAGCCGTACTGCAGGCCCGCCGTACTTAACGCGCGCATCGCACCCAGCGCCGCGCCTCCGCCCGGTCGACCCTCAGTCGGCACTCAGCGTTCCCTGGTGGAAGTACAGTCGCCATCCCTGCGCCGAACGTCGCCATATGGAGCTCCGGCGTGCCTGGCGGCCGTTGTTGTCAGAGACATAGGTCAGATGAACGATCCCCGGAGCAAGAAGCCTGCCCTCCATGTCGCTCACAGCGATCGGAACCACCGATGGATCCGGATCTTGAGAGAGCGCGGTGATGAGGGAGAGACGATCCCAGCGACGCCCAGAGGCCCCGATCTCAGTGAATTCAGGGTCCATAAGCTCACCCATGAGCACCGCCGAGGAGCGAACCTCCGGATCAAGGAGGCGGATCTCTCCGGCGATCGCAGCCTGGATCGGATCATCTTGTTCGCTGGCCATGCTGATCAACCTATAAGGCGATGCCTCCGGCGAGGAGCTCCGGCTCCGGGATGAGCAGGCGGGCGCAGCGCGGGCAGAGAGCCTGGCCTGGCCTCCTGCCGGGAACATGGTCGTGAGAGCCGCCGGTCGCCACGACGTCTCAGGCTGATCGTGTTCGGAATGGCCGAGCACGAGGACGACGCCGGGAATGCCTTGATCTTCAAGATGTCCACCGAGACGCCGGAGGAGCAGGAGACCGGGCCGGACCTGGACACGTACTGCGTCCTCCGGGAAGACCAGGCAGGTACCACCTATGGCGGCGTTACGCTCTGCGAGATCGCCTCCGGCCGTTTGATGCTCCACTTCACCGAGGAGGCCGCGAAGGAACTGAACGTGGAACGGATCGTCCGGGTCGATCTCCAGATCGATGACAAGGGCGTGGATCTCCTCCGAAGCAGCCTGCGAGAGATCTTGTTGTCTGGCCGTCACGACCAGCATCCCCACCGCATGCGCCTCTGACCGTCACGCCATCGGCGTGCCGTCAGCCGGCAGGGCTTCCGCCAGCGGGCGTGGGCCGAACAGAGCCTTTGCCACATCTCGTGGCCGGATGGTGACCGGCTCAGGATGCTCTTCCGCTCCCGCGAGTTCGACGATGAATCGGTGCAGCACGTCGACATCACCTGAGGGCTTTTGCCAGCAGTGCCGGGGGAGCCGATGGCTCCGGTATACGTGGATGATCCGACCCTCCTGCCATGAGCGACGCTTCCTCGCCGATACCGCGGGCCTTTCAGAGCCCGAGCTCGTCCAGCTCCTTGAGCAGCGCGGCCTTGGGGTCCTGCTGCGGGGAGGTCGGGGCCGGCCGAGGACGGTTGCGCTCACGGAACAGCCAGCCGCCCAGTAGGCCGGCGAGGAAGCCGAAGAGGTGGGCCTGCCAGCCGATGCCCTGCTGGGGCAGCAGCCCGGTGAATTGATAGGCGAAGGACAGGGCCATGATCACGCCGACGACGATGTCGATCAGATGCCGGTCGAATGCGCCGCGCACCAGTATGTAGCCGAAGTAGCCGAAGACGATGCCGCTCGCGCCGGCGCCTGTGCTCTGCGGGTCAGAGGTGAACCAGGCGCCGAGGCCACTGACCAGGATGATGAGTCCCGTCACACCGAAGAACTTGGCGACGCCCCGATAAGCGGACAGGAAGCCGAAGATGAACAGGGGGCCCGAGTTGGCCTCGATGTGTTCCCAGCTCCAGTGGAGGAATGGCGCCGATACGATGTCGGGCAGGCTTGCGGGGTTCCACGCCTGCACGCCGTGCTGATAGCTCAGTGCGTAGCCCGATGCCCAGTTGGCGATCTGCATCATCCAGATGACGGCCAGGAACCCGGCCATTGTCCAGAACGCCTTGCGGGCCTCAGCGATCATAATTTCGGCCGCACGCCCTTTGTCCTCCATCTGCGTCCTCCATGGCTCTCCGCGTCTTGTGCGCGGGATCAGTATCGGAGTGAAAGATCACAAATGTAGTAGCAGGGCGCGGCCACCCTCGATTCGAACGCTCTGTTCCGCCTGCCAATCGAAGTCCGCGGCCACCTGCCCGATCAACCGGTCACTCTGTTGGCACAACTCGACGATCTCGGCCTTGAACTCCGGCGTGCACGAACGGCGAGGCCAAGGCTTCTTCCCCATGCTCTCCATGACGGACATCCTTCCGGGGACGAACCCCTGATCTCAGATGTCCGTCAAACCGGATGAACCGCTCCGGTTTCGATGGATACCTTGATGTACCCCGAGTTCAGTGGAGTCAGCCGAACGGGGCATCGCTCAAATCTTGATGACGGTGACGCGTGCACCGCACAGTGCGGCGAGGTCGTCGGGGTCGGAGGTGAGGATCGTGGCGGGGCCTGGGGCAGCAAGGGCGGTGGCGCTGAGCATGGCATCGATGGCGTACTTGTGCCCGTGCAGGCCGGCGTTGGACAAGAGTGTGGCGGCGTGGCGGGCGATTGGTTCGGTGACCGGCTCGATGACAAGGCGGGACAGGGTCCACTCCAGAGCCGGCCGGTTGACACGAGGGTGGACCACCTCGACGAGGATGGCGGCAGAGGTGATGACGCGGAGGTCGTCGGCACGGGCGAGAGCAAGCCATGCGGTGACCGTACGGTCGCGTAGGACGGCTTTGGCCAGTCCTTCGCTGTCGAGCACAAGAGTGCCGCCGGGAGCAGCGGGAAAACGGGTCACGCGGCCGCCCCGCCACTGGCCTGTCCTCGCCGGGCCTGGTGGAGTTGGTCGCGCAGCGCCTGGACCTCGTCGTCGGTGATGGGGCCGTGCTCGGCCTCGGCGACTTGGATGAGTTCGCTGAGGTTGTCGCGCTCGATCTGACGGGCGACGGCGGCGGCGACGTAGGCGGACAGACCGGAAGGGCCGCTCCGGGATCGGGCTGCCTCAGCGATGTCGCGCGGCATGGTGATCGAATACTTACCGGTAGGCTCGCTCATGCTCTCTATCCTACCTCTCATCCTCCTGTGGTCGCCGGCGGTAGATGATGCATTGGCAAGAGCTGATCGATCTCCTGCGTTCCCTCGCAGCGTCCCGCCAGAGGTGCCCCGGCCGGATTCTCGCCGGGGGCGCGGACGCCTCGGTTGAACCCGGTGACATTTCGCATCACTGCCAGAACGCTGGATGCGGGCGATGAGTTTTGTCGGTGGTGTAGGTCAGTCTGTACATGACCGCCACGTCTTGTGAGACCCAAGGCTGGGATGCCAGCCATGAACACGCCATGTCCGATAGCCCGATCGAGGTATCGTGTCCGTCCCCCAGCTTGACTCACCCGCCAAATCTGCGGCCGCCGTCCCGGGTCGTACCCCGGCCGTGATCCGACTGCTGGTGCTCGCCACATTCGTGGTCATCCTCAACGAGACGATCATGATCAATGCGATCCCGCAGCTGATGAGCGCGCTGCACATCACCGAGCAGACCGCGCAGTGGCTCTCGACCGCCTTCATGCTGACCATGGCCGTCGTCATTCCGATCACCGGGTGGTTCCTGCAGCGGGTGTCCACCCGCCACGCGTACACCACCGCGATGGGTTTGTTCCTGCTCGGCACGGCGTTGGCCATCGTCGCGCCGTCGTTCGAGGTGCTGCTGGGCGCCCGCATCATCCAGGCGTCCGGGACGGCGGTGATGATGCCGCTGCTGATGACCACGCTGATGCAGGTGGTGCCCGAAGGGGACCGGGGCCGGGTGATGGGCAACGTCTCCCTGGCCATCTCGGTCGCGCCTGCGATGGGCCCGACGGTCTCGGGAGTGATCCTCCAGTTCGGACGCTGGCAACTGCTGTTCGCCGTGGTGCTCCCCATCGCCGCCGTGATCGCGTGGCGCGGCCTCGCGCAGCTCAAGAACGTCGGAGAGCCACAGTTCAGCACCATCGACTGGTTGAGCATGGTGACCGCCGCCGTCGGCTTCGGCGGCCTGGTCTACGGGCTCAGCCGGTTCGAGGGCGGCGACGCTCGTGTCGCCGCCGCCATCGTCGCGGCCGGCCTGGCCGGCATCGCCTTCTTCGTCGTCCGCCAGGTGGTGTTGCAGAAGCGCGGAACGCCGCTGATGGACCTTCGCATCCTGCGCCACCGCACCTACACGGTCGCGTTGATCCTGATGTCGGTGGCCTTCATGGCGATGCTCGGCTCGATGATCCTGCTACCGCTGTACCTGCAGAACGTCCGCGAGCTCAGTCCTCTGCAGACCGGACTCCTCGTGATGCCGGGCGGCCTCGCGATGGGGCTGCTCGGTCCGATCGTCGGCCGCCTGTTCGACCGGTTCGGCGGCCGGGTCCTGGTCATTCCCGGCGCGATCGGGATCACGCTCGCGCTCATCGGTTTCACCCAGGCCACGATGACCATGCCGTTCTGGCAGCTCCTCGGTCTGCACGCGCTGCTGATGGTGAGTCTGGCCGCGACCTTCACCCCGGTGTTCACCCTCGGGCTCGGAGCGGTTCCCCCGCATCTCTACTCCCACGCCAGCTCGCTCCTGAGCACATTGCAGCAGGTCTCCGGGGCCATCGGCACCGCGCTCGTGGTCACCGTGATGAGCGCGCGAACCGATGCCCTGAGATCCGCGGGGGTCACGGAGGCGCTCGCCACCCTCGGCGGCATGCGGCTGGCCTTCGTCATCGGCGCGGTGCTGTCCGTGGTCGTTGTCGTCACCGCCCTGCTCCTGCCGACCCGAGCGGACAACGTCGGCGAGTTCGAGGGATCCGGCCGATAGGAACGGCCACGATCGTTGGCGGTCCTCTTCTCACCCTCAAAGCGATGAGGATCGACCGGGTGGTGATGAGGCTGATATTCCAGCCGGAGGTCACTCGTCGCCCAGCGACAGTTCGTCCAGCGGCAGGGACCGCAGGACGTCCTCGGCACCGAGGATCTTCCCGGCGATGACGACACCGGTGACCCGGCCGCCGGACGGGATCCGCCCGGCGCCTCCACCACGATCGGCGCGGTGACGGCGCAGATGTCGCGGCCATCGGGCCTACGCTCGACGAGCGTCTGTCTGGGGTCACATACTCAGCTGGGCCGGGTACGAATACTCAGGCGCCCGGTCGGCCGGTGCCGGACCCTTGACGGTATGGACAAACCACTCCAGCCCGCCATGACCGCCGCCTACTACGCGCAGTCCGTCATCTCCTTCGTTGTGGCGCTCGGCAGCGTGGCGCTCGGAATCGTCTTCCTGCCGATCGATCCCTGGGTTCGCGCGTTTCTCGCGATCTCCGTGCTGTACACCGTGACGTCCGCCTTCGGTCTGGCCAAGTGCGTGCGCGACCGGCAGGAACTCGTCAGCGTGTCAAGCCGCGTCGACCAGGCACGCCTCGACAAACTGCTCTCCGAGCACGATCCCTACAAGGTCGACGGTCTCTGAGCCGTCTCTCCGACCGCATGTGTCGGTGTCTCGTCGTCTATGCCTCGTCGAGTCCCCGCTCGATCGCATAACGGACGAGCTCGGCCCGGTTGTGGAGCTGGAGCTTGTTCAAGGTGTTCTGCACGTGGTTCTGCACGGTCCGGTGGCTGAGCACCAGGCGTTCGGCGACCTGCTTGTACGACAGGCCCTTGGCGACGAGGCGAAGCACCTCGGTCTCCCGGTCGGTGAGGCGTGGCCCGTCGTCGAAGGGCCGCTGCGTGGCAAGGCGGCGATACTCGCCGAGCACCAGCCCGGCCAGACCGGGGGTGAACACCGGTTCCCCTTCGGCTGTGCGCCGGACGGCGTCGAGGAACTCCTCCCGGCTCGCCGACTTGACGAGGTAGCCGGAGGCCCCGGCCTTGACCGCCTCAAGCACGTCCTCGTGCTCGCCGCTCGCCGACAGCACCAGCACGCGGGGCGGATGGTCGGAGGCGGCCAGCCCTCTGGCCACCTCCACTCCGGGCAGGTCGGGAAGCCGCAGGTCGAGGACGACCACATCGGGGCGGATGGCGGCGGCGACGCGGAGCGCCTGGCGGCCCTCACCCACGGTCGCCACCACCTCGTACGTGGCGTTCTCCAGGTCGCGGGCGACCGCGTCCCGCCACATCGGGTGGTCGTCCACCACCATCACCCGCAGAGCGCTGGTCATGCCGTAACTGTAAACCGGCCCATGTTCCCGTCCAGAGCGGGTGGGCCTACCCGTGGCCGGGAGGCCGTGCGCGGACGGGGATGATCAGCTCGACCTCGGTGCCCTGGCCGGGCACGGACGTGAAAGCGACGGTGCCGCCGAGCCCGGCGATCCGGCCTCGGATGGACTGCGCGATGCCGAGCCGGCCCTCCGCCTCCGCGTCCGAAAGGCGTCCCTCGGGGATGCCGGGACCCTCGTCGCGCACCGTGATGGTCATCGAGACGCCGTCGTCCTCGGCGAGGATCCAGGCCCTCGCGTCTTCGCCGCAGTGCCACCGGACGTTGTCGAGCGCCGCGCCCACGGCCGCGACGACCTCGCGAGCCTGACCGGCGGGGAGCGGCAGAGGGGTCGCGGGTGTCGACACGGTGACCGTCGCCGTGGTGTACCGGCGTAACCGGGCTCCCACGTCGACGAGGCCCGCGCCGTCCTGCTCCGCCGGGTCCGGCCCGCTACGGATCATCTCGCGCACCGCCGCTTCCTGCTCTCCGGCGAGCCGTCCCAGTTCGGCGGCTTCTCCGCCGATCTCCAGCCCGCGGCGTTGCACCAGCGTCAGTACCTGGAGAACAGAGTCATGGATGCCACGAGCGAGCCGCTCGCGTTCTCGGCCGGCCGCCTCTATCTCGACGGCCCGTTGCAGTTGTTCTTCCGCCTGTTTGGTGAGCCGGGCCACATGGCCGACCACGGTTCCGGCGAGGATCAGCAGCACGGCTCCGTTGACAGGGACGGAGAGGTCGAATCCACGCAGGCCGCGCAGCCACAGGTCGCCGAGCGCCAGCACGACCGCTACGACGGCGCCCGCCCGCCGCCCGCCGTACACGGCCCAGGCGAGAACAGGCCCGCCGATCCAGGTCGCCGTGACCGGCATCACACCGGCCGGTCCGGCATCAGGTCCCTGGACGTACGGCGAAGCCAGCATGCAGCCGAGAGTGACGAGAACGTCCATCACCAGTAGCGGACGGCTTCTTGCGGTCGAGTACGCGATGGTGGTGACCGCGGTCCAGACCGTCATCACGCCGAGGACGAGCCAGCCCGCGACGGGACGCTGGTAGCCGCCGGCACCCGCCAGCAGCAGTGCGGCGTAGCCCAGGGAGGCGATGCGGTAGACCGCGATAGCACGCCAGAACGACCCCTCGATCCCCATATGGCCCCATCACGCTCGATCGGCGCTATTCCTGGTGGCCCGACTATATGGTGACTCGCGCCGGATGCGCGTTCCGCTGAGCGGGCCTGCCCACGCAGGAGGGCGAGGTTGCGTCCATGGATGTGGTGCACGGCAATCCGGTACGGCAACGCCGCCTTAGACGATCACACGCCACCGGCCCACAGCTACCGCCTGAGCAGGCCGAGACGCTGCTGACAAGGCGTCTGCCCTTGCCTTGGAAACAGAAGGTCAGGGGTTCGATTCCCCTCGTCGGCTCTGCATATGAAGCCCTTGAACAGGGACCTTGTCCAGGGTCTTCTCGTTTGTCAGGACATAGCCGACCGCAAGGACGGGTCCTCCCTGAAGAGGGGAGCCGACCGGTGGTGAACTCAAACGCCTCTGAACCAGCCGGTACCGCGCGGTACCGGCGTCGCGAGCGCCTCTCAGTACAACTTGTCGATGACTGTCCCGAGGAAGCGTTTGTCCCACGCGTCGCCGAACTGCTGCGGGAAGTAGGAATTGCGCATCTGCTTGGCTATCTCCGCCTGCCCGCTCTGTTCCCCGATCCGCTGCCTCTCGCTCGCGGTCAGTGGCGCCTCTCCGGCGTTCCGGCGGTCGGTTTCGGCCTGCTCGACCGCGTTCTCGTAGCTGACGTGGTAGTCGTACCCGTAGTTGGTCCACGACCCATCATGGTTACCATGAGCCTTGTCGTACTGGCCGCCGAATTTGATCGCGAGCACCTCGCCTGCCACCTCCTCGTCGATCGCGGCGGCGATGTACTCTTCGCGGCTCATCAGGAGAGGATCCGGTGTCCCGTCCCGGCGCGCGTGATTGACCTCGTGCACCACGGCGCCGGCCATGTCTTCGGGTGTGGTGGTGGACTCGGAGGTGTCCACCTGGATTATGTTGAACTCGTCGCTGTACAGTCCGGCCACCAAGGGGTCTCCGAGGTCCTGGTACAGGATGGTCACGCCGTGCTCCCGTGCCCATGCGAGTGCCTCCCGCCCCATGGGCGTGGCGTTGAGTATCTGCTCCGTCTCGCGCCGGGCCTGTTCGTCGGACTTGAACAGGCCGACGTTTTTGATCATGATGGGGAGTGGTACGAGGGAGTAGGCGACGCTGACTACGGCGGCTGTGGGCAGCAGGTTCCTTGCCTGCCGTACGGTGTTGGTCGTGATCTGCCCGATGTTGAGCTTCAGCCGCTCCAGCAGATAGCGGAGTGAGCGGCGGGAGGCGGCCACCCGTAACGCGGCCCAGATCCCTCCGGAGGGGCCGCTCAGCGCCGCACGCATCAGCGCGAGCAG from Streptosporangium sp. NBC_01756 includes the following:
- the macS gene encoding MacS family sensor histidine kinase codes for the protein MGIEGSFWRAIAVYRIASLGYAALLLAGAGGYQRPVAGWLVLGVMTVWTAVTTIAYSTARSRPLLVMDVLVTLGCMLASPYVQGPDAGPAGVMPVTATWIGGPVLAWAVYGGRRAGAVVAVVLALGDLWLRGLRGFDLSVPVNGAVLLILAGTVVGHVARLTKQAEEQLQRAVEIEAAGRERERLARGIHDSVLQVLTLVQRRGLEIGGEAAELGRLAGEQEAAVREMIRSGPDPAEQDGAGLVDVGARLRRYTTATVTVSTPATPLPLPAGQAREVVAAVGAALDNVRWHCGEDARAWILAEDDGVSMTITVRDEGPGIPEGRLSDAEAEGRLGIAQSIRGRIAGLGGTVAFTSVPGQGTEVELIIPVRARPPGHG
- a CDS encoding response regulator transcription factor; this translates as MTSALRVMVVDDHPMWRDAVARDLENATYEVVATVGEGRQALRVAAAIRPDVVVLDLRLPDLPGVEVARGLAASDHPPRVLVLSASGEHEDVLEAVKAGASGYLVKSASREEFLDAVRRTAEGEPVFTPGLAGLVLGEYRRLATQRPFDDGPRLTDRETEVLRLVAKGLSYKQVAERLVLSHRTVQNHVQNTLNKLQLHNRAELVRYAIERGLDEA
- a CDS encoding CopG family transcriptional regulator — translated: MSEPTGKYSITMPRDIAEAARSRSGPSGLSAYVAAAVARQIERDNLSELIQVAEAEHGPITDDEVQALRDQLHQARRGQASGGAAA
- a CDS encoding MDR family MFS transporter; protein product: MIRLLVLATFVVILNETIMINAIPQLMSALHITEQTAQWLSTAFMLTMAVVIPITGWFLQRVSTRHAYTTAMGLFLLGTALAIVAPSFEVLLGARIIQASGTAVMMPLLMTTLMQVVPEGDRGRVMGNVSLAISVAPAMGPTVSGVILQFGRWQLLFAVVLPIAAVIAWRGLAQLKNVGEPQFSTIDWLSMVTAAVGFGGLVYGLSRFEGGDARVAAAIVAAGLAGIAFFVVRQVVLQKRGTPLMDLRILRHRTYTVALILMSVAFMAMLGSMILLPLYLQNVRELSPLQTGLLVMPGGLAMGLLGPIVGRLFDRFGGRVLVIPGAIGITLALIGFTQATMTMPFWQLLGLHALLMVSLAATFTPVFTLGLGAVPPHLYSHASSLLSTLQQVSGAIGTALVVTVMSARTDALRSAGVTEALATLGGMRLAFVIGAVLSVVVVVTALLLPTRADNVGEFEGSGR
- a CDS encoding YiaA/YiaB family inner membrane protein, which encodes MDKPLQPAMTAAYYAQSVISFVVALGSVALGIVFLPIDPWVRAFLAISVLYTVTSAFGLAKCVRDRQELVSVSSRVDQARLDKLLSEHDPYKVDGL
- a CDS encoding type II toxin-antitoxin system VapC family toxin, whose protein sequence is MTRFPAAPGGTLVLDSEGLAKAVLRDRTVTAWLALARADDLRVITSAAILVEVVHPRVNRPALEWTLSRLVIEPVTEPIARHAATLLSNAGLHGHKYAIDAMLSATALAAPGPATILTSDPDDLAALCGARVTVIKI